A single Anopheles funestus chromosome 2RL, idAnoFuneDA-416_04, whole genome shotgun sequence DNA region contains:
- the LOC125766212 gene encoding uncharacterized protein LOC125766212, protein MKRTLLIVVVFVALGCSTGSPLLNWGKKDGDSLLSKVSTIKQTVYEKKREFLNGVNEKVSKMLWIPPWPSSTTEEIPVNALPQHDPVPETPDIWWWQTTEQPHASTTATPVSTQTTISSTTQSPSTSSTVNYLSNNDRLVFTVADTNELELPNVFMYARSSFIPQELRLTDSTEYVGPVMGRGPPVPDHLSDRLVVA, encoded by the exons ATGAAACGAACGCTATTGATTGTGGTGGTATTTGTAGCACTAGGTTGCAGTACAGGAT CACCACTGCTCaattgggggaaaaaagacgGAGATAGCTTGCTTAG CAAAGTatcaacaatcaaacaaaccgtATACGAGAAGAAACGTGAGTTCTTGAACGGTGTCAatgaaaaagtttcaaaaatgCTCTGGATTCCACCATGGCCATCATCGACAACGGAAGAAATACCGGTCAATGCTTTACCGCAGCATGATCCCGTTCCTGAAACACCTGACATCTGGTGGTGGCAAACAACGGAACAACCTCATGCTAGCACCACTGCTACACCGGTGTCTACGCAAACCACGATCAGCTCCACGACGCAATCGCCATCAACTTCTTCTACCGTGAACTATCTATCGAACAATGATCGGCTCGTATTTACTGTGGCCGATACAAACGAACTCGAACTACCGAATGTTTTCATG TATGCTCGAAGCAGTTTTATCCCTCAGGAACTACGACTCACAGATTCCACAGAGTACGTTGGACCCGTAATGGGACGTGGTCCTCCAGTACCAGATCATCTATCCGACCGGCTAGTAGTAGCGTAG
- the LOC125766209 gene encoding uncharacterized protein LOC125766209: MTLSGKMRYLCICFMILTIIAQCFAVTPTGKVDFSEADDLNDETNSGFVSVYKNYPKIQVTVDTQKLKRVPQPETKSDESSSGSSGSSGSESIERPSVGVRTDITIEISEESANDTRTGDRDGKKDRNGPGGLGNGDTASGKKDRNGNGKTADEDDDNASIPVFKGTAGVSTKKPKPTPTRGAPIGPKPGVTLSQRPTVTSFYGPGGDDRNRISGEYDGWNSHYPSHTVTAVWTTERPYLRRVDYDYSGQHRSPPYYKGYVPYNVGHHHTQSAEHHHAGDWKPCYCSIYQPWAARAPTNPVLPGSGTVHPTLHPPPRNTVDNKVDIPAVLSHQQHYRSIRS, translated from the exons ATGACTCTCAGCGGAAAGATGCGTTATCTATGCATCTGTTTCATGATTTTGACCATCATTGCACAATGTTTTGCCGTTACACCGACGGGAAAGGTGGACTTCTCTGAGGCGGACGATTTAAACGATGAAACTAACAGTGGATTCGTGAGTGTGTACAAAAACTACCCAAAGATCCAGGTGACGGTGGACACGCAGAAGCTTAAGCGCGTTCCCCAGCCGGAAACGAAAAGTGATGAATCGAGTTCGGGTAGTTCGGGCAGTTCCGGTTCGGAATCGATCGAACGGCCCTCGGTCGGTGTGCGGACGGATATAACGATTGAAATATCGGAAGAATCTGCGAACGATACGCGAACCGGTGATCGTGACGGGAAGAAGGATCGCAATGGACCGGGTGGTCTTGGGAATGGTGATACCGCCAGTGGGAAAAAGGATCGCAATGGCAATGGAAAGACAgcggatgaggatgatgacAATGCGAGCATACCGGTGTTCAAGGGTACGGCAGGTGTTTCGACCAAGAAACCCAAACCGACACCAACGCGTGGTGCTCCAATTGGTCCTAAACCTGGGGTAACGCTTAGCCAGCGACCTACTGTGACCAGTTTTTACGGACCAGGAGGTGATGATCGTAACCGTATCAGTGGAGAATATGATGGATGGAATTCGCATTATCCATCGCACACGGTGACAGCGGTTTGGACTACCGAGAGACCATACCTTCGGCGGGTGGATTATGATTATTCAG GGCAACATCGTTCACCTCCGTACTACAAGGGTTACGTTCCCTACAATGTGGGCCATCATCACACTCAGTCGGCGGAACATCATCACGCAGGCGACTGGAAACCGTGCTACTGCAGCATCTATCAGCCCTGGGCCGCACGTGCCCCAACCAATCCCGTCCTTCCCGGATCGGGCACGGTTCATCCCACCTTACATCCGCCACCGCGCAACACCGTGGACAACAAAGTAGACATTCCAGCCGTTCTCTCGCACCAGCAGCACTATCGTTCGATCCGTTCGTAG